In the Mytilus trossulus isolate FHL-02 chromosome 1, PNRI_Mtr1.1.1.hap1, whole genome shotgun sequence genome, one interval contains:
- the LOC134708386 gene encoding uncharacterized protein LOC134708386, with the protein MDFPPFPVTFNLVLFINHFTDYALAESCTTLFWNSSSSQYKIIYLYCSSGCCEENHSQFCCSSENFKNAFSTGQIFGIAFGVIISTTVFLGCCICVIKLCIIPNIRQYRRSQNSSQETTGQETELDNMGQHNDIAIISGTNSLPKYEDLPPSYEDVIHGRVNLSFIKEEASPIQTTTSEHVNNPNS; encoded by the exons ATGGACTTTCCACCTTTCCCTGTTACTTTTAACTTAGTCCTGTTTATTAATCATTTTACAG ACTATGCTCTTGCAGAAAGCTGTACAACTTTATTTTGGAATAGTTCGTCATCTCAGTATAAGATAATATATCTTTACTGTTCTAGCGGATGCTGTGAAGAAAATCATTCACAGTTTTGTTGTTCGtcagaaaactttaaaaatgcaTT TTCGACAGGACAAATATTTGGGATAGCATTTGGAGTTATAATTAGCACAACTGTTTTCCTTGGATGTTGTATATGCGTTATTAAACTGTGTATAATACCAAACATTCGCCAATATCGACGAAGTCAAAATTCAA GTCAAGAAACAACCGGTCAAGAAACAGAGCTGGATAACATGGGACAGCATAATGACATTGCTATTATATCTGGAACGAACTCGTTACCTAAATACGAAGATTTGCCTCCTTCATACGAAGACGTTATTCATGGCAGagttaatttatcatttatcaaaGAGGAGGCCAGTCCCATTCAGACAACAACAAGTGAACATGTAAATAATCCGAATTCATGA
- the LOC134723388 gene encoding zinc finger protein 235-like: MNTHSQSVSQCNICEKTFTQSLNIEKHMRIHSGEKPYKCDKCGTRFNDKRSLRSHTQNRICEKYMKTHSADCVCDICGKTCSRSSNLKTHMRIHSGEKPYICEICSSSFRYGKTYRAHMNTHSQSVSKCNVCEKTFSKSLNLKNHMRIHSGEKPYKCDKCGIRFNHKDSLRNHTKIVFAKNT, from the coding sequence ATGAACACCCACTCTCAGTCTGTTAGTCAATGTAATATTTGTGAGAAAACTTTTACCCAGAGTCTGAACATAGAGAAACACATGAGAATACACAGTGGTGAAAAACCTTATAAATGTGATAAATGTGGTACAAGATTTAACGACAAACGCAGCTTGCGTAGCCACACACAAAAtcgtatttgcgaaaaatacatGAAAACCCATTCTGCTGATTGTGTATGTGATATTTGTGGTAAAACGTGTAGTAGGAGTTCCAACTTAAAAACACACATGCGGATACATTCTGGTGAAAAACCTTATATTTGTGAGATTTGTAGTAGCAGTTTTAGATATGGCAAGACTTATAGAGCACATATGAACACCCACTCTCAGTCTGTTAGTAAATGTAATGTTTGTGAGAAAACATTTTCTAAGAGTCTGAACTTAAAGAATCACATGAGAATACACAGTGGTGAAAAACCTTATAAATGTGATAAATGTGGTATAAGATTTAACCACAAAGACAGCTTGCGTAATCACACAAAAATAGTATTTGCGAAAAacacatga
- the LOC134723494 gene encoding zinc finger protein 239-like — protein sequence MCGKTCSSRYNLKTHMQIHTGEKPYICEICGTSFRYGSTYKVHITTHSQSVMSVCKCNVCEKTFTKSLYLKNHMRIHSGEKPYKCDKCGIRLNDKYSLRRHTINRICDQFYKCDVCDKGFSESYNLHVHRKTHILDKPYKCDHCGEEMSQYSDLMVHIENIHTEETPLKCDTCRKWFKNLKLHCKRAHAAENVDKLYKCDICGKEIKRLKEHMKRHIDEKTFKCDICDRHCSTKSNLKEHLNHSNEKKTYKCVVCGKESQKRFDAEVHMRVHTGETPYKCDYCGKGFKCYAHLKLHLRIHTGETLSM from the coding sequence ATGTGTGGTAAAACGTGTAGTAGTCGATACAACTTAAAAACACACATGCAGATACATACTGGCGAAAAACCTTATATTTGTGAGATTTGTGGTACAAGTTTTAGATATGGTAGCACATATAAAGTACATATAACCACCCACTCTCAGTCTGTCATGTCTGtttgtaaatgtaatgtttGTGAGAAAACATTTACTAAGAGTCTGTACTTAAAGAATCACATGAGAATACACAGTGGTGAAAAACCTTATAAATGTGATAAATGTGGTATAAGATTAAACGACAAATACAGCTTGCGTAGACACACAATAAATCGTatttgtgatcaattttataaatgtgatGTATGCGATAAAGGATTTAGTGAAAGTTACAACTTGCATGTGCATAGAAAAACGCATATATTAGACAAACCTTATAAATGTGACCACTGCGGAGAAGAAATGAGTCAATACAGTGACTTAATGGTACACATTGaaaatatacatactgaagaaACCCCCTTGAAATGTGatacatgtagaaaatggtttaAAAACCTTAAACTTCACTGTAAGAGAGCACATGCGGCTGAAAATGTTGACAAACTTTATAAATGTGATATATGTGGTAAAGAAATAAAACGGCTGAAGGAGCACATGAAAAGACACATAGATgagaaaacatttaaatgtgaTATATGTGATAGACATTGTAGTACTAAATCAAACCTGAAAGAACATTTGAATCactcaaatgagaaaaaaacttataaatgtGTTGTCTGTGGTAAAGAAAGTCAAAAAAGGTTTGATGCAGAGGTCCATATGAGAGTTCATACGGGTGAAACGCCTTATAAGTGTGATTATTGTGGTAAAGGGTTTAAGTGCTATGCTCACTTGAAATTACACTTACGAATACACACGGGTGAGACCTTATCAATGTAA